Proteins encoded in a region of the Paenibacillus sp. E222 genome:
- a CDS encoding M20 family metallopeptidase gives MYPDPAHMKQKIKETVDRLDPDLRELSLRIHANPELSFQEVQAQQWLTEPLEAAGFQVEKGISGLDTSFRAVWEGQPGGPTIALLAEYDALPRIGHACGHNLIGTSAVGAALALKEACPDLPGRIIVLGTPAEEEGGGKIIMVNDGVFNEMDAVMMCHPQQKTMVLRGALACVDATFTFHGKQAHAASSPEKGISALDALVNAYAGINSLRPYLKDDVRVNGIITKGGDAPNVVPELAEAVYIIRAKTVEELKVVMDKVYRVVRHAAEGVGATVDITEGLIYAERNNNKTLAGLFQQNLEDMGIEVHDPPQTGGVGSSDIGNVSQITAAIHPYIRLGDATTHTPEFARLAGAEEGMIELNRAAKALALTAFDLYADKAALQQVRDEFEAWKQQKDEG, from the coding sequence ATGTATCCTGACCCAGCTCATATGAAGCAAAAAATCAAAGAAACTGTAGATCGGCTGGACCCCGACTTGCGGGAATTATCGCTGCGCATTCACGCTAACCCTGAACTTAGCTTTCAGGAAGTCCAAGCACAACAATGGTTAACCGAACCGCTGGAAGCAGCCGGATTTCAGGTGGAAAAAGGCATTTCAGGCCTCGACACCTCGTTCCGAGCTGTATGGGAAGGCCAGCCAGGTGGACCCACGATTGCACTGCTCGCTGAATATGATGCACTGCCCCGCATCGGACATGCCTGCGGACACAATCTGATCGGAACCTCTGCTGTAGGTGCAGCACTGGCGCTCAAGGAAGCTTGCCCTGATCTTCCGGGACGGATCATCGTTCTTGGCACACCGGCTGAAGAAGAGGGCGGCGGTAAGATCATTATGGTGAACGATGGCGTATTCAATGAGATGGATGCCGTCATGATGTGTCACCCGCAGCAAAAAACGATGGTACTGAGAGGTGCGCTGGCTTGTGTGGACGCAACCTTTACGTTCCACGGCAAACAGGCACATGCTGCCTCATCTCCTGAGAAGGGCATTAGTGCGCTAGATGCCTTGGTCAACGCGTACGCGGGAATAAATTCACTCCGTCCTTATTTGAAGGATGACGTTCGGGTGAACGGGATTATTACCAAGGGTGGAGATGCGCCCAACGTGGTGCCTGAGCTGGCTGAAGCCGTATATATCATTCGGGCGAAGACCGTTGAAGAACTGAAAGTCGTCATGGACAAAGTTTACCGCGTCGTGCGCCATGCTGCGGAAGGCGTTGGCGCTACGGTAGATATTACAGAAGGTCTGATCTATGCCGAGCGGAATAACAACAAAACTCTGGCGGGTCTGTTCCAGCAGAACCTGGAGGATATGGGCATTGAAGTGCATGATCCACCGCAAACAGGCGGTGTGGGTTCCTCGGATATTGGTAACGTAAGCCAGATCACAGCCGCGATCCATCCGTATATTCGGTTAGGAGATGCGACAACACACACACCTGAATTTGCCCGGCTTGCCGGAGCAGAGGAAGGCATGATTGAGCTAAACCGTGCGGCGAAGGCCCTTGCACTGACAGCGTTCGACCTGTACGCAGACAAGGCAGCATTGCAGCAGGTACGGGATGAGTTTGAAGCATGGAAACAACAGAAGGACGAGGGATGA